The Huiozyma naganishii CBS 8797 chromosome 1, complete genome genome window below encodes:
- the TEF1 gene encoding translation elongation factor EF-1 alpha (similar to Saccharomyces cerevisiae TEF2 (YBR118W) and TEF1 (YPR080W); ancestral locus Anc_3.378): protein MGKEKSHINVVVIGHVDSGKSTTTGHLIYKCGGIDKRTIEKFEKEAAELGKGSFKYAWVLDKLKAERERGITIDIALWKFETPKYQVTVIDAPGHRDFIKNMITGTSQADCAILIIAGGVGEFEAGISKDGQTREHALLAYTLGVKQLIVAVNKMDSVKWDESRFQEICKETANFIKKVGYNPKTVPFVPISGWNGDNMIEATTNAPWYKGWEKETKAGVVKGKTLLEAIDAIDTPTRPTDKPLRLPLQDVYKIGGIGTVPVGRVETGVIKPGMIVTFAPAGVTTEVKSVEMHHEQLEQGLPGDNVGFNVKNVSVKEIRRGNVCGDSKNDPPKASESFNATVIVLNHPGQISAGYSPVLDCHTAHIACRFDELLEKNDRRSGKKLEDSPKFLKSGDAALVKFVPSKPMCVEAFTDYPPLGRFAVRDMRQTVAVGVIKSVVKSDKAGKVTKAATKAAK from the coding sequence ATGGGTAAGGAAAAGTCTCACATTAACGTTGTCGTTATCGGTCACGTCGACTCTGGTAAGTCTACTACCACCGGTCACTTGATTTACAAGTGTGGTGGTATTGACAAGAGAACCATCGAAAAGTTCGAGAAGGAAGCCGCCGAATTGGGTAAGGGTTCTTTCAAGTACGCTTGGGTTTTGGACAAGTTAAAGGctgaaagagagagaggtATCACCATCGATATCGCTCTATGGAAGTTCGAGACTCCAAAGTACCAGGTCACCGTCATTGACGCTCCAGGTCACAGAgatttcatcaagaacatGATTACCGGTACCTCTCAAGCCGATTGTGCTATCTTGATTATCGCTGGTGGTGTCGGTGAATTCGAAGCCGGTATCTCCAAGGACGGTCAAACTAGAGAGCACGCTTTGTTGGCTTACACTCTAGGTGTCAAGCAATTGATTGTTGCTGTCAACAAGATGGACTCCGTCAAGTGGGATGAATCCAGATTCCAAGAAATTTGCAAGGAAACTGCTAACTTCATCAAGAAGGTCGGTTACAACCCAAAGACTGTTCCATTCGTCCCAATCTCTGGTTGGAACGGTGACAACATGATTGAGGCCACCACCAACGCCCCATGGTACAAGGGCTGGGAGAAGGAGACCAAGGCCGGTGTCGTCAAGGGTAAGACCTTGTTGGAAGCCATTGACGCCATTGACACTCCAACCAGACCAACTGACAAGCCATTGAGATTGCCATTGCAAGATGTCTACAAGATCGGTGGTATCGGTACGGTGCCAGTCGGTAGAGTCGAGACCGGTGTCATCAAGCCAGGTATGATCGTCACTTTCGCCCCAGCCGGTGTCACCACCGAAGTCAAGTCCGTCGAAATGCACCACGAACAATTGGAGCAAGGTCTTCCAGGTGACAACGTCGGTTTCAACGTCAAGAACGTTTCCGTCAAGGAAATCAGAAGAGGTAACGTCTGTGGTGACTCCAAGAACGACCCTCCAAAGGCCAGTGAATCTTTCAACGCCACCGTCATCGTCTTGAACCATCCAGGTCAAATCTCTGCCGGGTACAGTCCAGTCTTGGATTGTCACACCGCTCACATTGCCTGTAGATTCGATGAATTgttggagaagaacgacaGAAGATCCGGTAAGAAGTTGGAAGACTCTccaaagttcttgaagtccGGTGACGCCGCCTTGGTTAAGTTCGTTCCATCCAAGCCAATGTGTGTCGAAGCCTTCACTGACTACCCACCTCTAGGTAGATTCGCCGTCAGAGACATGAGACAAACCGTCGCCGTCGGTGTCATCAAGTCCGTCGTCAAGTCCGACAAGGCTGGTAAGGTTACCAAGGCCGCCACCAAGGCTGCCAAATAA
- the MDM36 gene encoding Mdm36p (similar to Saccharomyces cerevisiae MDM36 (YPR083W); ancestral locus Anc_3.387), whose amino-acid sequence MPHKFEDKVISLFNYSSSSSDVNTQSIANFINKEITKSSGSQKNFDIVTFYYCRDAVTILSDLVKLETIFRSSRDVKVLNDAIDEKFLSGDEFGTDEIRNIKTLAFSVASVQDLISNPNYKQCKYKNVALKCIIKCNKLLLGLHTFKNKLDQLRSVIQRNMRGELLITDSMTLLLQLWFHLLKTIRILNVHVVCTFIKAKCLLINFELTLLLDYVTYHFGSDANVNGECFGKVQVNLQKTIKSFNSFISNLISSLETAEGEGDDKLFGESLDAFLDIEVMYNQLNFDWLISTEQSSKTKDLARSDSPNKQLNLPEQINELSLDDEVSEIHKICENIDEITDLLPGSETYKNASSNVSQERGASITKQLPSLLHAFNNLKELENDVRPTRVSTHQSPSAYETEHKARTQSMSSSVSASSTLFSRDTTSERDHSEYMFSSFMPSMLISSSSPGASAHSTSPENSMTNSLMSSQILKNDFKKLLEMQQLQQQELFNKTIPTKESFAFGSKIPLPTAHGFHNTLLNNIYGISDCNRRR is encoded by the coding sequence atgccccacaaatttgaagataaaGTTATCTCGCTTTTTAACTACAGCTCTAGCTCATCGGATGTGAATACTCAGTCAATTGCAAACTTTATAAATAAGGAAATCACAAAGTCGAGCGGGTCTCAAAAAAACTTTGATATAGTGACTTTCTATTACTGTAGAGATGCTGTGACTATTCTGTCCGATTTAGTTAAGTTAGAAACAATCTTTCGAAGTAGCCGAGACGTCAAAGTGTTAAATGATGCCATAGATGAAAAATTCCTGAGCGGAGACGAGTTTGGCACGGACGAGATCCGCAATATCAAAACTTTGGCCTTCTCTGTTGCAAGTGTACAGGACCTGATAAGCAACCCAAATTATAAACAGTGCAAGTACAAAAATGTTGCGTTGAAGTGCATTATCAAATGTAACAAATTGCTATTAGGGTTGCACACTTTCAAGAATAAATTGGACCAACTGAGGAGTGTAATACAACGAAATATGCGTGGAGAACTACTGATAACTGATTCTATGACTCTGCTGCTTCAGTTATGGTTTCATTTATTGAAAACCATAAGAATACTAAACGTACATGTCGTGTGCACCTTTATTAAGGCCAAGTGCCTGTTAATCAATTTTGAGCTTACTTTATTGCTGGATTACGTTACGTACCATTTTGGTTCAGATGCCAATGTCAATGGGGAATGTTTTGGAAAGGTGCAAGTGAACTTACAAAAGACTATTAAATcgttcaattccttcatAAGCAACCTCATTAGCAGTTTAGAGACTGCCGAAGGGGAGGGAGACGACAAATTGTTTGGAGAATCTCTTGACGCCTTCCTTGACATTGAAGTCATGTATAATCAGTTGAACTTTGACTGGTTGATTTCGACGGAGCAATCTTCCAAAACGAAGGACCTCGCTCGGTCCGACAGTCCAAACAAACAGCTAAATCTACCTGAGCAAATCAACGAGCTCAGCCTTGACGACGAGGTTAGCGAAATACACAAAATATGCGAAAATATCGACGAGATCACAGATCTATTACCAGGAAGTGAAACTTACAAAAATGCCTCCTCAAACGTCTCCCAAGAGAGAGGAGCATCGATCACCAAACAGTTGCCCTCATTGTTGCATGCGTTCAATAACTTGAAGGAACTAGAGAATGACGTAAGACCCACAAGAGTGTCCACTCACCAATCCCCATCGGCATATGAGACTGAACACAAGGCCAGGACACAGTCCATGTCATCCTCCGTCTCTGCGTCTTCCACGTTATTCTCACGCGATACCACTAGTGAGAGAGACCACAGTGAATACATGTTTTCAAGCTTCATGCCATCTATGCTCATCTCAAGCAGCTCGCCAGGAGCATCTGCACATTCCACATCTCCTGAAAACTCCATGACAAACTCTCTAATGTCCTCACAGATACTAAAGAACGACTTCAAAAAGCTCTTGGAGATGCAACAGCTACAGCAGCAAGagctgttcaacaagacaaTACCGACAAAAGAATCTTTCGCCTTTGGAAGCAAAATCCCGTTGCCCACAGCGCACGGGTTCCACAATACCTTACTGAACAATATCTACGGCATCAGCGACTGCAACAGACGGAGATAG
- the DIB1 gene encoding U4/U6-U5 snRNP complex subunit DIB1 (similar to Saccharomyces cerevisiae DIB1 (YPR082C); ancestral locus Anc_3.382) has translation MASTFLHHLHTGWHVDQAIVQEDEKLVVVRFGHDQSKECALTDELLYSVSEKVSRFVSIYLVDIEEVPDFNEMYELDDPCCLMFFYKNKHMMCDFGTGNNNKLNFLLDDKQELIDILETIFRAARKNKGLAISPYDYNDRRVA, from the coding sequence ATGGCCAGCACGTTTCTACACCATTTACACACAGGGTGGCATGTTGATCAGGCTATTGTCCAGGAAGATGAGAAACTAGTGGTGGTGCGGTTTGGCCACGATCAATCAAAGGAATGTGCTCTCACAGATGAGCTGCTTTACTCCGTCAGCGAGAAAGTGTCAAGGTTTGTGAGTATATACTTGGTGGATATCGAAGAAGTCCCCGATTTTAATGAAATGTACGAATTGGATGATCCATGCTGTTTAATGTTTTTTTACAAGAACAAACACATGATGTGCGATTTTGGGACTGGGAATAACAACAAGTTGAATTTCCTACTTGATGATAAACAAGAGCTAATTGATATTCTAGAAACGATTTTCAGGGCAGCAAGGAAGAACAAGGGGCTTGCCATTTCACCTTACGATTACAACGATAGAAGGGTTGCATAG